In the genome of Cupriavidus malaysiensis, one region contains:
- a CDS encoding PDR/VanB family oxidoreductase, protein MANSYQTLQVRVARIERATPLIKRFTLAAADGGPLPPFTGGSHVIVQMQDGARRYSNAYSLMGSPDELGHYQIGVRREEASKGGSAFLHDKVAEGDGLAITMPNNLFALSAQASHHVLVAGGIGITPFLSQMHELRKRGASHELHYAYRAEEHGAFRDEIVAQSRQAGAGTARFYVDSLGQKLDLDGLARGLQAGAHIYVCGPAPLIDAVRAAAQAAGIAPERVHWEQFAAPPQAGDAFSVVLARSGRTVEVAPGESILKAIERGNAAEVECLCREGVCGTCETRILDGEAEHFDQYLSEAEKRAQRSLMICVSRAKGQRIVLDL, encoded by the coding sequence ATGGCCAATTCTTATCAGACCCTCCAGGTCCGGGTGGCGCGCATCGAGCGCGCCACTCCCCTGATCAAGCGATTCACCCTGGCGGCGGCGGACGGCGGGCCGCTGCCGCCGTTCACCGGCGGCAGCCACGTCATCGTGCAGATGCAGGACGGCGCGCGCCGCTACAGCAACGCCTACTCGCTGATGGGATCCCCCGACGAGCTGGGCCACTACCAGATCGGCGTGCGCCGCGAAGAGGCGTCCAAGGGCGGTTCGGCCTTTCTCCATGACAAGGTGGCGGAAGGCGACGGCCTCGCCATCACCATGCCGAACAACCTGTTCGCGCTGAGCGCGCAGGCCAGCCACCACGTGCTGGTCGCCGGCGGCATCGGCATCACGCCGTTCCTGTCGCAGATGCATGAGTTGCGCAAGCGTGGCGCGTCGCACGAGCTGCACTATGCCTATCGCGCCGAAGAGCACGGGGCGTTCCGCGACGAGATCGTCGCGCAGTCGCGGCAGGCCGGCGCGGGCACGGCCCGCTTCTACGTCGACAGCCTGGGCCAGAAGCTGGACCTGGATGGCCTGGCGCGCGGCCTGCAGGCCGGGGCGCACATCTATGTGTGCGGACCGGCGCCGCTGATCGATGCGGTGCGCGCGGCGGCGCAGGCAGCCGGCATTGCGCCGGAACGCGTGCACTGGGAGCAGTTCGCGGCGCCGCCGCAGGCGGGCGACGCCTTCTCGGTGGTGCTGGCGCGCTCGGGGCGGACCGTGGAGGTGGCGCCGGGAGAATCGATCCTCAAGGCGATCGAGCGCGGCAACGCCGCCGAGGTGGAGTGCCTGTGCCGCGAGGGCGTCTGCGGTACCTGCGAGACCCGCATTCTCGACGGCGAGGCCGAGCATTTCGACCAGTACCTGAGCGAGGCGGAAAAGCGCGCGCAGCGGAGCCTGATGATCTGCGTGTCGCGGGCCAAGGGCCAGCGGATCGTGCTCGACCTGTAA